The window ATAACACGGTTGTAGAATTCTTCGGTTGCCACAGCACCTGTAGGATTGTTGGGATAGTTAATCACAAGTACTTTTGCTTTTTTTAAAATATCAGCAGGGATTGAATCTAAATCTGGCAAAAAATTATTCTGCTTAAGAAGTGGGATATTATATACTTTTCCGCCATACCATTCTGTATGTGTGCCAAAAACAGGATAACCAGGAACAGTCATCAAACATATATCACCAGGATTAATGAACGCTGATGGAAGCATTGCCAATGCAGGCTTTGATCCAATTGAATGGTTAACCTCGGTTTCAGGATCTATTCCTTCAACGCCAAATACCTCTTTTAAATATTTTGCTGCAGCATATTTAAATTCTGGAATACCATTATCAGCATATCCACGGTTTTCATGTTTGTATGCCTCTTTGCATAATGTTTCTATAACAATATCAAATGCTTTTTCATCAGGTTCGCCAACTCCTAAATCAATGAGTTCCTTCCCTGGATTATTTTTAAGTGCTTCACGCTTTGCAATTTTTATTTTTTCAAATTTGTAAACCTTATCAACTTTACCAAAATTTTTACCACCTATACGCTCTGCAAACAATTGCTGAATGTACGACTCCATAACCATTTCTCCTTCTGAATTAAAATTTCATCAATTTTATCCGGGCCTTGCCCCATATTCTCTACACCGTCATTTAGAACTTGATTTGGAATCTTTGTTTTATTTAAGATCCTGAATCAAGTTCATGATGACCTTAGTAGAAATATTTTCATCACATCTGAGTTCCCCGATGCCGCGCCGGGAAAATTCCTTCAAAATTCAACATTTCTTATTTCAATCTGGAAATATTTGCCTCTACCAGTTCCACTGCATACTGGTTTCCTGGAAATTTTAAAAATCTGCTGAAACGGCCAACAACAGAAATAGTATCTCCGGGCTTTAGCATAGCAACTGACTGTAAATCCTCATCATTACGCCAGTTTTTAGCATAAATATAGCATTCGATAGTTCCTGATGAATGTTGCACTGTTGCTATCACACTGAATGTATAATCTATATTTATAGCATTACCAATCTGTTTGACAGTAGCATTACTAACTTTAACACGTTTTCTTTCCAGCTGTTTCAATAAAATATATCCTTGGGCAGGGTTTTCTGCAGTATCAATTTGGCTTTTAATTGCTATCACTTCATCAAAAGAATACATGGGTATCCAAAACTTCATTGACGTGCAACCAGTTACAAAGATCATAGCCAGCAGAATACACATAGTACGTTTCATTATTGACTCCTTAAAAAACAAATTGTCACATGCTAATCCTGTTTCAACATCTTTTACTAAATAAGAAATTTTGGCTCAAGGTATATCATGGGCAGCATAATACCTGCAGTGCATTAATTGAATCTATATAGTAAGGCCTCTCTATGAACACACATTACCTAACCGCACCAATGATTTTCATCAAACTAAAAAAATATATTGCAAACAAAACCCACAAAACAATTTAGCACAATTGAATGTCAAGAATAATACACAAGGTACTATTTTGTCAAACACGATTATTAGAATTATAGTAATTACAAAATCATATTGCGTAACCATAAAAAGACATGCTGTATGCCTCTGGTGGTACGGTAGGCTATTGTATATATATTAGTTTCAAAACAGTTAAAATGTTAATACTGGGAAAACACAGGAGCTATCGCACTAATTATTTTTTTGTTTGTTTGTAGTAGCATCAGTTGCAGTTGTATAGCTATCAAGAATCTTGTACATCTCCCAGAATGAGAAAAACAGCGTGAGCAAAATTGGACCTATAATTATTCCCGGCAAGCCAAATGTTTGTAGGCTCCCTAATAACAGAAAAAATAGTATAAGTGGATGAAACTTAAGCTTTTCACCAAACACTATTGGCTTCAATACATTCTCAAGTAAAAGATACCATCCTAAACACCAAATGGCTATTATCAAAGCTTTGACGGGGCTCCCTATCGCCAGCAAATACAGTGATGCTGGTAACCACACAAAACTTGTGCCTATAACTGGAATAAGCGAAAAAATTGCTGCAATACTACTCCACAAAAGTGGTGTTGACAACCCAACGATGACAAATCCTATCCCAACCATTAAACCCTGCAAAATCATAATAAGAAAATTGCCCGCCAAAAGCACCCGTACCACAACCTTTAAAGTGTCAACCATATCTCGCTCAATATCATAGGGAAAAGGCAATATTGTATAAATGCTTTTTTCAAAACGCTCACTTTCTTTAAAAAGAAAAAACAATATGAGCAACATAAAGAAAAAGTTTATGGCAAAACGTATAGAAAAAGTGAGCAACATGGTGAGATTAGAAAAAAGCGTGAGTGACATATCCTGCATGTAGCGTACAATACGTTGAAAAAGCTCGTCGTGCGTTATATTAAAATATTTTAATGTTTCTTTCAAAAGCTTGCTGTGCATGAGGTATTGCTTGAACACTTTTGGATCAAACTGCAGCTGCAAAAAATTATAAAACTCCATGACCTGGTCAGTGAGGCTTATAAGCAGTATAAATGTGGGGATGAGTATTGTTACAATGATTATGCCAATCATAACAAAGCTGGCCAGCACTTTGCTTTTAACATAGTGTAGCATCCAGGTGTACAGAGGCTTTAAGCCAATATAAAATATTATGGCAAATAAAAATGGCCAAAAATAATAGCGGTAAATATAGGCAATGGCAGCAATAAGTGCAAGGAATATAACCCAGAATAATGTTGTTAACTTTTTACTTTGAACTACAATCTTGTATGAATCACGTGGTATCATTGGCCTGCTACAATTCCTTTTTTACGGCTGTGCGATAGCTCATAGTATTGAAATGTATCGGCCTGCCAAATGCAGGCCGATACCAGCTGATACATCAGCTAACCTACTACTTCGTGAGATAATGTGATAAATCCGTTGCAATTCGGTTGATGGCATGTTCCAGATATGCCTCATCGGATATCTTCTTCCGATATTCCAGAATCTTTGGTGAAACTTCTTTTGCTACTTTCTTCTTTATCTCACGATCCTCCTTGTTCATGAGACGTTTCATATCGTTACCCCTTTTATTGGTCACCTGTCCCTCCTTGAACAGGTTAGCTGACCCTACTTACACAATCGGTTGAATAACTATTTTATATAACATTTTTTTCATACCACCAATGATTCCTTTTTGAATGCAAAAAAAGTGTTTACCACCTTGGACAATGAACATTATTATATTATCATTGTACAAATATCATGATTTTGTAATAAAAAAGTGATAAAAAAATTATCAGAAATTATTCCTGAAGGTTAATTAAATAACAAAATATGTAATAATGTAGATCTGCCGTAAGAAGCGGGTTGGTTCATTGCTCTATTAAATGAATTAATTTTTAAAATAATTAGTGTTCAATTCTAATAAATTACAGACTTGTTTATGGATAACATGCTTAACAACTACAATGTGCAAGTATTGTATTTGACGACATTTAACACTCAACAATAATGACAATATATGCATTCAAGGCTTTTGATATATGAACACTATTATAACTAAATTCATTATCTTTCAGCTCTGTATATGGCTACCAATAATTACCGGAGCTTACCTCTCCTCAAAACAATACATTGATGTGCAGAAACTTTCCAACCGCCTGATTATGATAAACCTTATCAGCCTGGAATCCTTTATTGTTTTATGGACTATTTGGGGCCTTGAACTTTCATTTGATCTTATAATCCTTCCGTTTGCAGGTGTTGTTGAAGTACTTATTGGCCTGGCGGCTGGCATAGTGTTAAGCACACTGGCCCAATTAAAAGGAATACAAAAACATACCTTTATCATCAGCTCCTCACTGGCCAATCATGGATTTACGATGGGCGGTTTTTTGTGCTATCTGTTCTTAGGAGAAAGGGGGCTGGCATTAGCATTTATCTTTATTATTTATTTTATGCCTTATGTTATAATAGTCATCTTTTCCTACGCACGATACATTGGCACCAACACTCCTTTTTCTTTAAAACGCTATATTCTCACACCTCAGAACATGCCATTGTATGCAGTGTTTGCTGCACTGCTGCTTCAGTATTTTGATATCAAAAGGCCTGTAATTAATATACCACTTGACGTTATGCTTGCAACTTCTCTCACAATTTACTATTTTTCAATGGGGATTTATTTCAAGTTCAAAAATATCAGAAGCTTTATTACAGCACATTGCTTGCTTGCCATTATAAAATTTATTATTGTACCTGTATGTATTTTTTTAGTACTTTCACTGATACAACTGCCCCACCCCAGTAAAGATGTAATCCAGTTGCAAGCGTTTATGCCAGCGGCAATTTATTCTGTTATTTCATCTATACTATTTAATTTAGATAAGGAAATGGCAACAAGTATGTTCGTAGTCAATACAGTTATTTTTTCTGTACTGATCATGCCATTACTTTTTTTCATTTTTTAATATAGTGTTATTCTGTATATATAATGCTATTTAACTTGCAAATACCCTAAAGGCATTACAACCAAAGGAATATCTGTATCATTCAATTTCAATGCTTTTCTGCAACCAGTTTCATTAACCCCAGCTACTAAACAGGTCCCAATATGTAATGCACCCGAAATAAGATACACATTTTGTTCTCCACATCACTATGTAAATGTATTTTAGTTTGAAAGTGTATTTCTTTGACTATATTTCCATAAATAATAAATTTCTACTAATTATCCATAAATGTAAATGTAAGAATAAAATATAGAATAATGCACATCTGCACCTCAAATGGCAGTAGAGAGCATATTTTATAATTAAAAATTATCCTAACTTTTTTTATTGCCACAAATACTATATACCTGTAGTATTACATTATATTTATTAACAATATTTTAAAAGATGATCAACAATAATTTACATAAAGCAATAAAAATAAATAAAATTGCAACTGTTATATTTATTTTTTATTTTTTTACTTGTTGTAGCAATGCCTCACATCCATCACAAAAAGGGATAATTGATCTTAGAAATTATCAATGGGACAGTGGCCCGGTTTCACTTGATGGCGAATGGGAATTTTATTATGGTGATTTTTACCAGCCACAACATTTCAAGAATTTAGAAAACCGTAAAATACATTATATTAAAGTACCATCATCATGGACTACTTATGCAATTAATAATCATAAACTGCCCGAATCCGGTTTTGCAACATACCGAGTGAAAATTCTTCTAAATTATCACTTACCACACTCACTGTCCTTACTGATTCCCAAGATTGACAGTTCACATTCCCTATTTATTAATGACACTCTTATAGCACAAGCTGGCAAAATAGGAACCAATCATATCAATAGCATCCCCCTATGGAAACAGACTATAGTTGAT of the Spirochaetota bacterium genome contains:
- a CDS encoding AI-2E family transporter; this encodes MIPRDSYKIVVQSKKLTTLFWVIFLALIAAIAYIYRYYFWPFLFAIIFYIGLKPLYTWMLHYVKSKVLASFVMIGIIIVTILIPTFILLISLTDQVMEFYNFLQLQFDPKVFKQYLMHSKLLKETLKYFNITHDELFQRIVRYMQDMSLTLFSNLTMLLTFSIRFAINFFFMLLILFFLFKESERFEKSIYTILPFPYDIERDMVDTLKVVVRVLLAGNFLIMILQGLMVGIGFVIVGLSTPLLWSSIAAIFSLIPVIGTSFVWLPASLYLLAIGSPVKALIIAIWCLGWYLLLENVLKPIVFGEKLKFHPLILFFLLLGSLQTFGLPGIIIGPILLTLFFSFWEMYKILDSYTTATDATTNKQKNN